The following are from one region of the Mesorhizobium sp. B2-8-5 genome:
- a CDS encoding LLM class flavin-dependent oxidoreductase, which translates to MHLAISLNIAAADGQDVLDFGQITALVRNAEAAGVDMVIISDSADKPSSSPFEATTLLAALATVTDKIGLVASASKLAHQPYNLARRFASLDIISHGRVGWNATTAQNPREAANFSRPEGFSDDDFRRRAWEFINIVRLLWIGWEHDALLFDKASGRFHDPDKMHPANFTGEFFSVPGPLNVARSPQDVPVLVMSGLAGTELDFASRRADVVLLDKLEPSGARATRDEIKRRAHEAGRDPVAIKVLAVADGGPEHDGRSLEDLCLSSGCDGIVLTVQPRAAAVEAFVERLLPELKRHGFAKAQGKTLRDRLGLSEDSKP; encoded by the coding sequence ATGCATCTCGCCATTTCGCTCAACATCGCCGCCGCCGACGGACAAGACGTCCTCGACTTCGGCCAGATCACCGCCTTGGTGCGGAACGCGGAGGCGGCGGGCGTGGACATGGTCATCATTTCCGACTCCGCCGATAAGCCATCGAGCAGCCCGTTCGAAGCGACCACGCTGCTGGCCGCCCTGGCGACGGTGACCGACAAGATCGGGCTCGTCGCCAGCGCCTCGAAGCTCGCGCATCAGCCCTACAACCTGGCGCGCCGCTTTGCCTCGCTCGACATCATCAGCCATGGCCGCGTCGGCTGGAACGCCACGACGGCGCAGAACCCGCGCGAAGCTGCGAATTTCAGCCGGCCGGAAGGTTTCTCCGACGATGATTTTCGCCGCCGCGCCTGGGAGTTCATCAACATTGTGCGGCTCTTGTGGATCGGCTGGGAACATGACGCCTTGTTGTTCGACAAGGCATCAGGCCGCTTCCACGATCCAGACAAGATGCACCCGGCGAACTTCACCGGTGAATTCTTCTCGGTGCCCGGGCCGCTCAATGTCGCCCGTTCGCCGCAAGACGTGCCAGTGCTGGTGATGTCCGGCTTGGCAGGGACGGAGCTCGATTTCGCCAGCCGCCGCGCCGATGTCGTGCTGCTGGACAAGCTTGAACCGTCGGGCGCGAGAGCGACCCGCGATGAGATCAAACGCAGGGCGCACGAAGCAGGGCGCGACCCGGTGGCGATCAAGGTGCTGGCGGTGGCCGATGGGGGGCCCGAACACGATGGCCGTAGTCTGGAGGACCTATGCCTCTCATCCGGCTGCGACGGCATCGTTCTGACTGTGCAGCCTCGGGCTGCCGCCGTGGAGGCTTTTGTCGAGCGATTGCTGCCGGAACTCAAGCGACACGGATTTGCCAAGGCACAGGGCAAAACGCTGCGCGATCGCCTTGGGTTGAGTGAGGATAGCAAGCCATGA
- a CDS encoding LLM class flavin-dependent oxidoreductase, which yields MSARQMKLGLFLWATGHHIAAWRHPDAHVRAGIDIDHYIKLAQTAEAAKFDMVFCEDAAGLREANINIASQTSRSIGFEPISLLSALAAQTERIGLVSTASTSYNEPYGLARTFASLDNLSGGRAGWNLVTSASPIEAANFGATGLRPHADRYARAREFATVITGLWNRRVPGHDGESFSVRDPLDIPPSPQGAPVMVQAGASDDGKDLAARTADVVFSAAQTFEEAKAFYDDLKGRLAAYGRQPDDVKIMPGVAPVVAATKAEAQAKYDALQELIPDDVGVALLSSYLSISDLGRYPIDGPLPELPEGEGMKSRQALVIEQARRDGLSIRQLARYFAGARGHWRIVGTAEQIADELQARFEGGAADGFNVMPSWFPGELDAFATLVVPELQRRGLFRKDYEGRTLREHLGLKRPI from the coding sequence ATGAGCGCGCGTCAGATGAAGCTCGGCCTATTTTTGTGGGCGACCGGCCATCACATCGCCGCCTGGCGTCATCCGGACGCGCATGTGAGAGCCGGCATCGACATCGACCATTACATAAAGCTGGCGCAGACGGCCGAAGCGGCGAAGTTCGACATGGTGTTCTGCGAGGACGCCGCCGGACTGCGCGAGGCCAATATCAACATCGCCAGCCAGACCTCGCGCTCGATCGGCTTCGAGCCGATCAGCCTGCTTTCGGCGCTGGCCGCGCAGACCGAGCGCATCGGCCTCGTGTCCACGGCATCGACCAGCTACAACGAGCCCTACGGCCTGGCGCGGACTTTTGCCTCGCTCGACAATCTGAGCGGCGGTCGGGCCGGTTGGAACCTCGTCACCTCGGCCAGTCCGATCGAGGCCGCGAATTTCGGCGCGACGGGTTTGCGGCCGCATGCCGACCGTTATGCGCGGGCGCGGGAATTCGCCACGGTGATCACCGGGTTGTGGAACCGGCGCGTCCCCGGCCATGACGGCGAGAGCTTTTCGGTGCGCGATCCACTTGACATCCCGCCCTCGCCGCAAGGCGCGCCGGTGATGGTGCAGGCGGGCGCCTCCGACGACGGCAAGGATCTTGCCGCGCGCACCGCCGATGTCGTGTTCTCGGCGGCGCAGACTTTCGAGGAAGCCAAGGCCTTTTACGACGACCTCAAGGGGCGGCTCGCCGCCTATGGACGACAGCCGGACGACGTGAAGATCATGCCTGGCGTCGCGCCGGTCGTGGCCGCCACGAAAGCCGAGGCGCAGGCCAAATACGACGCGCTGCAGGAATTGATCCCCGACGATGTCGGCGTGGCGCTGCTCTCCAGCTACCTCAGCATTTCCGACCTCGGTCGCTATCCGATCGATGGGCCGCTGCCCGAACTGCCGGAAGGCGAAGGCATGAAGAGCCGGCAGGCGCTGGTCATCGAGCAGGCGCGTCGCGATGGCCTGTCGATCCGCCAGCTCGCGCGCTATTTTGCCGGCGCGCGCGGCCATTGGCGGATCGTCGGCACGGCGGAGCAGATCGCCGACGAGTTGCAGGCCCGCTTCGAAGGCGGCGCCGCCGACGGTTTCAACGTCATGCCGTCCTGGTTCCCGGGCGAGCTCGACGCTTTCGCGACGCTGGTCGTGCCCGAACTGCAGCGGCGCGGGCTGTTCCGCAAGGACTATGAAGGGCGCACGCTGCGCGAACATCTCGGCCTCAAGCGGCCGATCTAA
- a CDS encoding PhzF family phenazine biosynthesis protein, with translation MDVLKIAAFSDGNTGGNPAGVVIGEALPDAADMQRVAAEVGFSETAFAAPEGDQWRVRYFSPESEVPFCGHATIALGAALVGKFGDGTFKLTLNQADITVEGFRNGANFAAALRSPPTRSRPAPKELAGEALALFGYEPGDLDPAIPPALIHGGADHLVLALKSREALAAMVYDLKQGQSFMRREGLVTILLAYAETPRLFHTRNPFASGGVYEDPATGAATAAFAGYLRDLGWPHGGSIDIVQGEDMGMRSRLHADIPPTAGSSIRVSGAARLMD, from the coding sequence ATGGATGTATTGAAGATCGCAGCATTTTCAGACGGCAACACCGGCGGTAATCCGGCCGGCGTGGTGATTGGCGAAGCCTTGCCCGATGCGGCCGACATGCAGCGCGTCGCGGCCGAAGTCGGCTTTTCGGAAACCGCCTTTGCCGCGCCCGAAGGCGATCAATGGCGCGTGCGCTACTTTTCGCCGGAGTCGGAAGTACCGTTCTGCGGCCACGCCACCATCGCGCTTGGCGCGGCGCTGGTCGGAAAATTCGGCGACGGCACTTTCAAGCTGACCCTCAACCAAGCCGACATCACCGTCGAGGGTTTTCGCAATGGCGCCAACTTTGCCGCCGCCCTGCGGTCGCCGCCGACGCGCAGCCGGCCGGCGCCGAAGGAACTGGCCGGCGAGGCGCTCGCCTTGTTCGGCTATGAGCCGGGCGATCTCGATCCGGCCATTCCGCCGGCGCTCATCCATGGCGGCGCCGATCATCTCGTGCTGGCGCTGAAGTCGCGCGAGGCGTTGGCCGCCATGGTCTATGATCTGAAGCAAGGCCAGTCCTTCATGCGGCGCGAAGGCCTGGTCACGATCCTACTCGCTTATGCCGAGACGCCGCGCCTCTTCCACACGCGCAATCCATTCGCTTCCGGCGGCGTCTATGAGGATCCGGCGACAGGGGCGGCGACTGCGGCCTTTGCCGGCTATCTGCGCGATCTCGGCTGGCCGCATGGCGGCTCGATCGACATCGTCCAGGGCGAGGACATGGGCATGCGTTCGCGCCTCCATGCCGATATTCCGCCGACCGCCGGCAGCTCGATCAGGGTGTCCGGAGCAGCCCGGCTGATGGACTGA
- a CDS encoding LysR family transcriptional regulator has product MAYLDNIAVFVRVVELGNLSAAGRDMRISPAVASNRIKELEKHLGVRLFNRTTRQLMPTEHGTVFYTGAKQVLDAIIEAEAAVAALSGQPRGTIRVTAPLGLGRRLIASGIPDFHDKYPDIEVRLRLSDHNVDIMKEGIDVAFRLGIIEDSSLRMRGIMECERVLVAAPKYLEARGEPAEAQELIGKKHDCLMLRYAGAREYVWTLQTPNGPQKFEVHGPYDTDDGDVLTGWALSGRGIINKPRFEVEPFIRDRRLKVILPQAPPTPVQFAAVYPHKKLQDPKVRLLLDFMAERCQRLIKDLLAGK; this is encoded by the coding sequence ATGGCCTATCTCGACAACATCGCCGTCTTCGTCCGTGTCGTCGAGCTCGGCAATCTGTCGGCGGCGGGGCGCGACATGCGCATTTCGCCGGCGGTCGCCTCCAATCGCATCAAGGAACTGGAGAAGCATCTCGGAGTCAGGCTGTTCAACCGCACGACAAGGCAGTTGATGCCGACCGAGCACGGCACGGTGTTCTATACCGGCGCCAAGCAGGTGCTGGACGCGATCATCGAAGCGGAAGCCGCGGTCGCGGCACTTTCCGGCCAGCCGCGCGGCACCATCAGGGTCACGGCGCCGCTCGGCCTCGGCCGGCGGCTGATCGCTTCCGGCATACCGGATTTCCACGACAAATACCCCGATATCGAGGTGCGGCTCAGGCTCTCCGACCACAATGTCGATATCATGAAGGAAGGCATCGACGTCGCCTTCCGGCTCGGCATCATCGAGGATTCGAGCCTCAGGATGCGCGGCATCATGGAATGCGAGCGCGTGCTGGTGGCGGCGCCTAAATATCTGGAAGCCCGCGGCGAGCCGGCCGAGGCGCAGGAACTGATCGGCAAGAAGCACGACTGCCTGATGCTGCGCTATGCCGGCGCGCGCGAATATGTCTGGACGCTGCAGACGCCGAACGGACCGCAAAAATTCGAGGTGCACGGTCCCTACGACACCGACGACGGCGACGTGCTGACCGGCTGGGCCTTGTCGGGGCGCGGCATCATCAACAAGCCGCGTTTCGAGGTCGAGCCGTTCATCCGCGACCGGCGGCTGAAGGTGATCCTGCCTCAGGCGCCGCCGACGCCGGTGCAATTCGCCGCCGTCTATCCGCACAAGAAGCTGCAGGATCCGAAGGTGCGGCTGCTGCTCGACTTCATGGCCGAGCGCTGCCAGCGGCTGATCAAGGACCTCTTGGCCGGCAAGTAA